The DNA sequence TCGCTTACGTATAGTATTAAAACGTCTTATATAAGAGGATACATGAGTTCATGGTTTAAAAGGCTAAAAAGAACATATAAAACATGCAATACATGACTCAGTATAGAGTACCAGAGCTATCGATACAGATATAAAATCACCAAATATGACAACTTATTTATAAACTCCGAATTCGGATATTATTGTGCCCGCATTCTGCACCTGGTTGAAGCGTTTAGGAGTTTTACGCagtgctacaagagtcacagagttcatctTGTTATCATTACAACAATTCATTTCGCAGTACATAGGTATACATAAGTATCATAGTGAAcaatatgtaatactagcaattcaaggtcatagcatggctttCTGGTTTCATTCGGctttgcaaaaatattttcagtaaTTATAAAGAATTCTCAGTACCTACACTTAATCTTAGGAAACATCTTAGTAATAAGCATAATTCCCAGCAAAAACGTCAATAAATATATCTAAGTAATCATAGGTACACAATATCAATCTGTAACAACagttaaattataaataaatatcagcAATTTACACTGACAGTACAATATCAGTTACTATCAGAAATTATCTGCAAAAAATGGCACTGTTTCAACTGTAAATGAATCCTGTATCATGAGATGTTATTATGATGTCAGCTGTCAGAGTTTTCAACACACGTGAACGGCCACAATAAGTTTAGTGTTGTTAAAAAACGTTTTGTAACCATGCTTTATAACGACATTTTCTTAGATTGTTTTTAATGCTTATGTTTCTTTAGCAAAATCAGATTATCTAAAAACTGATCATTGTAAAGCTACtttgtgtttttctttaaactgcAATAAATGTTCTAACTATgctaatcaaattaaaaaacaactaTTTTGTAGATATATCAAGGTTTTGGTCCAAGAAATGTCCTTAAAAGTAGACATCGGGTTCCTATTGAATATGCATGAATTTTATAAATCAcataaaaaggtttcaaaagaTAGAGAggtaagaatatataaataaaggAAATCCACAATATATACCTGGTGGTTGTATTTCCTGTGGtatataaactgattttgaacaaATAGCTCTTTGTTATTTACAACGTTCAGGTTTTGATAGTATTCAGgaagtttataaaaatattttggctGGTTTTACAGTTGTCCTTACTCCCGATTTGTGGGTGATCTGTGAGTAAGGACCTAATAAATAGATATTCTAATTAGCAGATATTCAAATGACAAATACTTCTAAGCTGATGTGATATTAATCAGCAGTTACAgaactttgtaaacaaaaaaatgccATTATCAATACTCAATCGCTAAAAAAGCTATTTGAAATTGCAAGTGTATTCATGTGTTAAACGTAAAAACAACGCctaattccctatattttctccagttttgaatttattttcctTTACTTTAATCACGAGATGTACTAACCTTCAAACACAATTATTTTCATAAGCGCAGACATAGCTATGTCATATACTACTAATTTTTAGTAAAATACTGTTTGTTATTGTGTGATACGTTCGAAGATTAGTGTTAAGTTCGACTAATAAATATAGTCTGCATGACAGTCatgtgaataaatttaaaagattGAATGACtctattttgaatattaaagaaaataatgatgCAAGCTGACTTGAAGACTGTGCAAACAGAGTTATTGGAGGAGACTGGACTCTCTCTTGCCAAAGAGGATACAAATTTCTTTGACTATCTTCATTTGTCACCTTTAAAGGTAAATAATCTTAATAAAAGTAgctttgttataaaaaaaagaaaacacgaGTAGTTTTGGTTCGCTTATGAATTCCGGACTACGTAATATCACCAAAGTCCTTGTACATTTCCAATTGTCCTCATAAACATcaaattcctttattttttgttaagtccTGTTATCTCGACAAAATGTTTCAACCAAGTGTTTTAAgctagaaatatttaaatgataggTCAATTATGTTTTGTAATGTGCCTAATAAGGTGAAAATAGTTTTTACTTTGTATGATGCACATTGTATctaaaactttaaacaaaagtAGTCCATCACATTAGCCAGAGttactcttttttttaaattttacaataaaaaccACAATACATTTGTTCTAACAAGCAATCTGTGGCATTGATAATGGCCAGCCTATTAAAAGTCCAACATGGTTTAAATGAATAATCGAGGCCATTTGAAGACTTTTTGTTAATCTTAATAtctgttggggttttttttttcattactaaatcaatgtttatatagtttaaaaaatcatatctaaaaatttaaaagtattacgatagataaaatcaaattgcaaaattttatgGGAATAATTAAAATCCATAATAAACTGTAAGAACAAGAACAAATGTGAATGTTTAAAGACGCTAACTGGCTTAAAGTTATCagtcagatctaccttaaattttgagatataatgtttaaaactatattaaaattaatttaacagTATTGGATTCTATTTTATTACAATCCCACTACGTTTTTGTTATCTGTTTTAAGTGTATTTGCTGTATACATTTTAGTTTTATctgtgtttctttttttacaattcatatTGATACGTATTTGATTTTAGATCTGCGTGAGTTTCTCCCTTCAGGGGGAACGTGAGAATATCCATCTCCATGATGACATTATAAATATTGCCTTGAATAGTGTAGGAATGGTCACAGATTTTCAGGATCTCATATTCAAGTGAGTGTTAAAGTTAAGGTTTTGGGGTTTTTAATTTAAGTATATGGAGTTTGAGTACAGTTTGCCACTTGTTGTACACacgtatgtttttgttttagatttgatgTTTAAGTTTCgttaaaagtttattttgaaatataatgttAAAGAGAAAATACTTTAAACATTTGGGCAAgaggtttttaattatttagtgggattttggttttttttttttggggggggtggGGTTATTGGAGGTTTTCGTATGGAGTTTTTATTTGGTCATCTTTTTTAACAGTCAATTGTTGAAAATTCTTTTGTAGCATTTAATACAATAATtgatatgggttttttttttcaatataaatattgtaaacaaaaaatattacgcATTGTATTGCATTCAAAGCATTTTGATATGTAAAACTAGCAGTCGTCAACGAGGGTCAAAATACACACATGtactatgttttaaaattatacgtgattttttttcatccagGCTGAGTTTCATAGAGAAGAAAAACTGTTTCATTAACCGATCACAGATGATTTCACTCTTGAAGTGCCATTACGTTAAACAGGCCCTGAAGCAGATTCTCGTTATGGTTTTTGGACTGGATGTCCTTGGTAATCCCTTAGGATTTTTACGTGGAATGGCAGATGGAATAGAAGATTTGTTTTATGAACCTTATCAGGTATATAACCTTATACAGATAGGTGCACATTGGCTAggtaaaaaatgtcaattaacAATTAGGTTCGAGGTTGAAAAAACTCTAACGTGAAGTAAATAATTAGGCAAGAAATGGTGGTTACTGATTGGCATGCTTGACATTGTTGAATTTTACATGactattattttatgtaaaaacaattcgGTGACGTTAAAAGAGCATGCtattcaataaatgtaacagGTAGAAATCGTTAGAAGTCGGTGGGGTGCACGGGCAAGGAGttacaatttacaaatattaGATAAAAggtaatgttgaaaagtaagagGCTTCACGTATCGTCTTTTCATGCATTTTGAAGCTGATTCGCATATTATTTTAGGGCATGCTTCATAACGAGCTAAAGCTCAAAAAATGAACTTTAACAAAAAATCTGATACCAGTCTCTAAATAGGTCAGTTCCTCCTACTTTAAAGGCTTATTTGTGTTAATGCGTAGCCTGGATATTCTGAACCGTATAATAATGTTTATCTTATGTTTCAATTCCACTATGCCTGGTTAGctataatcatttaaaacataGAAGAAATTAATATCCTAGAAAATAACACATTTTGCGATtgggttttttaattaaaaaaataaaattctgacTTATGTATAGAAGTTTAGCTTCAAGATATGAGCTGTCTGTGCATAAAAGAGGCCATGACTCTTTTAGGCACGTGCACcaaatattttatcttattaataATATACGATATCAAATTACTTTATTCCATCAACCTTTTAGTATGATAAATAAGGGTATTTTGAATGGCTCACCAAACTCTGAATGTCAAGTTACAAACGATTCACTGAGtttagaattctttgttttataaacaacgCTTTCTGCAAGGAAATGTTTCTCAATGATGAAAGATTTTTTAACTATGTGTGCTTAAATTCAGTCTGTTTGATTCATCTTTCGTGCTTACTAATTCAGACTTTGTCGTCATGATTTCTTTATAATGCGCAGTATATTGCATACTTTACAGGGGGCAATTCAAGGTCCTGAAGAGTTTGCAGAGGGTCTTTTAATTGGGGTGAAAAGTCTGTTGGGTCACACCGTAGGTAAGTAATTAGAAAGATAATATTTCCTTCATAAGTCACAGATGGTGTGAATAACAATGTTTCATATGTACTTGATTGaatgacattttaattttatattgtagaaaattgacaggattacaaatatttataaaaacaatttcaaagttTGACTCTgcaaatattataaataatggctttagaaattttcaatatttgtcATTCAATTACAATTCcgttataaaaagaaaatatttagagCTTAAATCGTATTTTACTTCTGTGAATGAAACTAGAGATACAaagtgaaaaacatttttttaaacttttgtttATGAAACGATTTAGAAACCTATCGGAATTTCATTAACAATTATTCTGTTTCCAGGTGGCGCTGCTGGTGGAGTATCTCGAATTACTGGTTCTATTGGCAAAGGATTAGCTACTCTCACATTTGATGATGAGTATCAGAAAAAACGTCGGGAGGCACTAAACAAAAAACCGGCCAACATTGGAGAAGGACTCGCACGGGGAGGAAAAGGTATAGTAATGGTAAGTTAAAAATACAATCCAAAACATTTACCAGTAAAGgacataaacataaaaaatgcaATTCTCTTAAagcgtctctctctctctctctctctctctctctctctctctctctctctctctctctctctctctctctctctctgttctaTCCATGTATTATACATTGAAGGGATTTGTTGACGGAGCTACAGGAATTGTTCGTCAGCCAATACAGGGCGCAAAAAAGGAAGGTGTTGAAGGTTTTTTCAAAGGTAATGCTACTCCATTCTGTTAAATAAGATGTTAGTGAAATGCTAAAGCATACTCCGAACACTGAAGGTCATTTCATTACAGTAAATGATTTATCTGGATTATACTACTTCTATGGCGTCGCTGTCAAAATTACTGAAACAACCTCCAAAAGATCAGTAAAGAAGTTGAAGCATTAAAAGGggattatttcattaaaatcatgtgttttattgtattattatcatttttattattattattattattattattattattattattattattattattattaatgataagaaataaagcgttataaaacatttatataaaatgaatgtttatttaaactgaactatcagttaaattttcaaaatgcttTTCGTGGTAGGGAATATACATTTTATCACAATTAGAGAATCAACATATTTTGAATGACATCATTTGATAAACATTGATATACAAATGTTGTTTCAGGGATCGGTAAAGGCTTGGTTGGCGTAGTAACCAGACCGACCAGTGGGGTGGTAGATTTTGCCAGCAGTTCATTTGAAGGAATCAAGAGGCAAGAATTAAAACGACTTTTTCCTTTTCACGGTCATgccattgatattttttttaaacttctaatGTGTTTGATCAGTTAAGCTATGAATATGCCTGATATTCAATTGAGATGATAAGTTTGTGTTTCAGTAATGGACATATTACATAGGAAATTTTTGTCCCTATTATGAACTTTCAATGCTATTAAAAATTGTAATCGATAGggatttttgaacaaaaaattgagGAATAATTTAGAGGCCAAATATTGAGTCGGGTTTTGTTAATTGCGTGGACACTCCTTAAGGTAGatattttgagatattttccatcgaaattaataaatgaaatcacgtataatgggttttttttaaataattacattaCAACGTAGATCCATGGGTATGAGCGTCAACTACGAACCTGTACAAgttatgagtttgaatccccctggggcttttataatttttatttttctaaaaacgtTCAAGAtttattgtttcatttaatattgtaaaattttgaacatatttgaacagtgaaagtattttgattgtagttttattcacattaatatcgacatatCGACACACCCGAAATTGAACTGAACATCCCcaacaaaatacaaatcaaaatcattatatatttcaGAATGAATAAAAGTCCCACAATAACGTGCATACGAATGagctttgaaatattaaaaatctaCAAACATTGTTCCCCAAGTAGTTACATTCAAAAATTCATCCATgcattcaaagattttttttcagggggacggggcggggggggggggggggggctagttatattttagaattttttttatttatttttttttttttggggggggggaggggggtttag is a window from the Crassostrea angulata isolate pt1a10 unplaced genomic scaffold, ASM2561291v2 HiC_scaffold_120, whole genome shotgun sequence genome containing:
- the LOC128169364 gene encoding intermembrane lipid transfer protein Vps13-like; the protein is MADITSGLIWEEEKKKYKALNVKMAELLEAAHQKHDMERKLGHKPPDSVNLDSKTEVNFYEMKMIRPNNNKIRRSFQHGVWIQYKTSPHQLQVHAKINKLQLDNQTNSCVFPTVLASVPPPKSVASESVPKPFAEVSILAIKHEHSNMLQFKYIKVLVQEMSLKVDIGFLLNMHEFYKSHKKVSKDREKIMMQADLKTVQTELLEETGLSLAKEDTNFFDYLHLSPLKICVSFSLQGERENIHLHDDIINIALNSVGMVTDFQDLIFKLSFIEKKNCFINRSQMISLLKCHYVKQALKQILVMVFGLDVLGNPLGFLRGMADGIEDLFYEPYQGAIQGPEEFAEGLLIGVKSLLGHTVGGAAGGVSRITGSIGKGLATLTFDDEYQKKRREALNKKPANIGEGLARGGKGIVMGFVDGATGIVRQPIQGAKKEGVEGFFKGIGKGLVGVVTRPTSGVVDFASSSFEGIKRIADLSDEVGRLRPPRLFYSDKIIRPYNRVEAFGNAILQETEKGKRVICAEKGDILGHWDDDWSHTYGDLKEKPTRSAKGVLILPKDAKKKFPLKIGSSSKKIEIPISDSNEAEWLVGKISEAMEKYLNQ